CATTACAGAATTTGTTGAGAAGCCCGACCCGGAAGAGGTTGTTTCCCATATTGTCAATACCGGCATTTACGTGCTGGAGCCCGAAGCGCTAGATTACATGCAGCCGCAGGCATGTGATTTTTCCGATGATATATTCCCCAAAATGCTGAGGAAAAAGGCCGCCCTTTTGGGGTACATTGCCGCTGGTTATTGGTGCGATATGGGCACAATTAAAGATTACAGGCAGGCTACCGCTGATATATTGCAGGGCCAGGTGAACCACATCAATCTGGGACATCACCTTGGTGGCGAAGCGTGGGCCGGTGGAGAAGTTACCATCGGGGCGGAGGTGGTGCTGCGCGGGCCGATCTATTTAGGGCCTCAGGTTGAGATCAAGCCGGGGGTTAGCATCTATGGCCCCACGGTTGTCTTAGACCACACCGTCATTGAAAAGCATGCGCAAATTGAGCAATCCATTATAGGCCGGGATAGTTTTGTGGGTGAAATGGTCAAACTGCAACGTTGTATTGTGGCACGATCATCGCACCTGACGGCAGGTTCGGTGATTTCAGATGAGATATTGACTTCAGGCGAGGCGGCTTGAGTTGGCGGGTATCTCGAAATGCTTCATAGCTAAATCGAATAAGCTGTTAGCTAAAAACAATAGTCTCAAAATAGTGATAATCCGATGATAGAATTTTTAGAAAATTTTAACCCCATCGTGCAAACACTTATTGGCACAGGATTCACCTGGGCCATGACAGCACTGGGCGCAACCACGGGACTTTTTGGCAAAAACTTAAGCCGGAAACTGCTGGATTGGATGCTCGGCTTTGCGGCCGGGGTTATGATTGCCGCCAGTTATTGGTCGTTGTTGGCCCCGGCCCTGGAAATGGCCGAGCGCCAGCCGCTTCCGGCATGGCTGCCGGCGGTGATTGGGTTTTTGGTGGGCGGTGTTTTTTTGCGGGGGCTTGACCAAATTTTGCCCCATCTTCATCTCAGCGCGCCGTTATCAGAGGCGGAAGGGATGGAAACCACCTGGCAGCGCACAACCTTGTTGGTTCTCGCCATCACTTTACACAATGTGCCCGAGGGATTGGCGGTGGGCGTGGCCTTTGGCGCAGCTGCCGCCGGCCTGCCTGCGGCCACGGTAGCCGGGGCCATGGCCCTGGCAATCGGCATTGGCATTCAAAACTTTCCCGAAGGGGTGGCCGTGTCTATGCCGTTGCGCCGGGCCGGATTGTCTGGGGCGAAAAGTTTTTGGTACGGGCAATTGTCGGCTATAGTTGAACCCGTTGCCGGCGTTATTGGCGCGGTCGCGGTTCTAACGTCGCAAACAATTCTGCCCTATGCCTTGGCTTTTGCCGCCGGAGCCATGATTTTTGTGGTGATTGAAGATTTGATTCCCGAAGCTCAATGCCACGGCCACGCCGATTTAGCTACCATGGGGGCGATGGTTGGGTTTGCCGTAATGATGATGTTGGATGTGGCCTTTGGTTAAGATAACTGACATTGTGCGCACCGTGGTGGTGGGCAAAAAACCCGGCAACTGGTCTTTCCCTTCGGGCCATTCGGCTACAGCGTTTGCCGGGGCCTGGATGCTCAGCAAATTCTTGCCGCGCTGGCGCCGGTTGTGGTATCTTATTGCCGCCCTGGTCGCCTTTTCCCGCATATTTGTGGGCGCCCATTATCCCGGTGACGTGTTCTCCGGCTCGCTTTTTGGTATCGGGCTGGCCGAATTAACGCACCGGCTTCTATCAAGATTAGGGGGCAAAAACAAAAAATAAGGCTACCGACATGGCAGTTGTTGGCTGGCAGATTGTGTTGAGCAAGCACTGTCCGAAATCAGTACAATTTGGCGATAACCGGCTGTTTGTTGTTCTATCATATCCAGGCAGGTCTCGTGAGGTTATCCATACCAGGAGAGTTGCGCTTAAAACAATACCCTCTGCCGCAAGCCCCCGCGAATGTCCGCCACGGCTGCCATCGGAATAGACGCGCCGTGGTCAAGCCTTCTACCTGATTTTTGGGGCTATACCGGACAATTGTGCCCACGTCTAACAAAACCACCAGAAATCAACCTTAAATCAAAACTCACCTAAAACCTCTAGCTGCTGTTTGGGTGCTTCTAGATTTTGTGCGTGCTGCCTCATCCCGGCCCAGGGATCGCTTTTTTGACCCAGCCGACGAAAAATATTGCCAATGGTGTAACTTTGGGCATGCAAGTTGGA
This portion of the Anaerolineae bacterium genome encodes:
- a CDS encoding NDP-sugar synthase, encoding MQAVIMAGGAGTRLRPLTDEYVKPMIPLVNKPVLAHLLNLLKRHHISDVVMTVQYLAEQIQFYFGNGSRLGMSIRYVVEDTPLGTAGGVKNVQSLLDDEPFLVISGDLITDINLSALVQFHRKKQALTTLALAHQADPLEYGVVLTDNTGRITEFVEKPDPEEVVSHIVNTGIYVLEPEALDYMQPQACDFSDDIFPKMLRKKAALLGYIAAGYWCDMGTIKDYRQATADILQGQVNHINLGHHLGGEAWAGGEVTIGAEVVLRGPIYLGPQVEIKPGVSIYGPTVVLDHTVIEKHAQIEQSIIGRDSFVGEMVKLQRCIVARSSHLTAGSVISDEILTSGEAA
- a CDS encoding phosphatase PAP2 family protein, with translation MWPLVKITDIVRTVVVGKKPGNWSFPSGHSATAFAGAWMLSKFLPRWRRLWYLIAALVAFSRIFVGAHYPGDVFSGSLFGIGLAELTHRLLSRLGGKNKK
- a CDS encoding ZIP family metal transporter; protein product: MIEFLENFNPIVQTLIGTGFTWAMTALGATTGLFGKNLSRKLLDWMLGFAAGVMIAASYWSLLAPALEMAERQPLPAWLPAVIGFLVGGVFLRGLDQILPHLHLSAPLSEAEGMETTWQRTTLLVLAITLHNVPEGLAVGVAFGAAAAGLPAATVAGAMALAIGIGIQNFPEGVAVSMPLRRAGLSGAKSFWYGQLSAIVEPVAGVIGAVAVLTSQTILPYALAFAAGAMIFVVIEDLIPEAQCHGHADLATMGAMVGFAVMMMLDVAFG